A region of Streptomyces sp. NBC_01267 DNA encodes the following proteins:
- a CDS encoding ArsA family ATPase, whose translation MSRLQVVSGKGGTGKTTVAAALALALATEGKRTLLVEVEGRQGIAQLFETEAFPYEERKIAVAPGGGEVYALAIDAERALLDYLQMFYKLGSAGRALKKLGAIDFATTIAPGVRDVLLTGKACEAVRRKDRQGRFAYDHIVMDAPPTGRITRFLNVNDEVAGLAKIGPIHNQAQAVMRVLKSPETAVHLVTLLEEMPVQETADGIAELRAADLPVGNVIVNMVRPALLDEQAVRTVSGDRRKEVAKALTRAGISGSAKLVTPLLAEAVDHAERVELEREQRAVLAALELPTYELPLLGEGMDLAGLYQLATELRRHTTS comes from the coding sequence GTGAGCAGGCTTCAGGTCGTGAGCGGCAAGGGCGGGACCGGAAAGACCACGGTCGCCGCCGCACTCGCGCTCGCCCTCGCGACGGAGGGCAAGCGCACGCTCCTCGTGGAGGTCGAGGGCAGACAGGGCATCGCCCAGCTCTTCGAGACGGAGGCATTCCCGTACGAGGAGCGGAAGATCGCGGTGGCCCCGGGCGGCGGGGAGGTGTACGCCCTGGCGATAGATGCCGAACGCGCCCTGCTCGACTACCTCCAGATGTTCTACAAACTGGGCAGCGCGGGCCGGGCCCTGAAGAAGCTCGGCGCGATCGACTTCGCCACGACCATCGCCCCGGGCGTACGGGACGTGCTCCTCACCGGCAAGGCCTGCGAAGCCGTGCGCCGCAAGGACAGGCAAGGCCGTTTCGCGTACGACCACATCGTCATGGACGCACCGCCCACCGGCCGCATCACCCGGTTCCTCAACGTCAACGACGAGGTCGCCGGGCTGGCGAAGATAGGGCCCATACACAACCAGGCCCAGGCCGTGATGCGGGTCCTGAAGTCTCCCGAGACGGCGGTGCACCTGGTGACGCTGCTGGAGGAGATGCCGGTGCAGGAGACCGCCGACGGCATCGCCGAACTGCGCGCCGCCGACCTGCCCGTGGGGAACGTCATCGTGAACATGGTCCGCCCCGCGCTGCTGGACGAGCAGGCCGTACGGACCGTGTCGGGCGACCGCCGCAAGGAGGTCGCCAAGGCGCTCACCCGGGCGGGCATCAGCGGCTCGGCGAAACTGGTCACGCCTCTGCTCGCCGAGGCCGTCGACCACGCGGAGCGGGTCGAGCTGGAGCGCGAACAGCGCGCCGTACTGGCCGCGTTGGAGCTCCCCACCTATGAACTCCCGCTGCTGGGCGAGGGAATGGACCTGGCCGGGCTGTACCAACTGGCGACGGAACTGCGGAGGCACACGACGTCATGA
- a CDS encoding transglycosylase domain-containing protein has translation MPKKRSGGGLTTTQQAAKFLGVAALSGAVLAGIALPAAGALGLAAKGTVQGFDEIPASLKTPPLSQRTTILDANNDPIATVYERDRTVVKLKDISPYMQKALVAIEDARFYEHGAVDLKGVLRAVNRNAQEGGAAQGASTLTQQYVKNVFVEEAGDDPTKVAQAQQKSLGRKVRELKYAIQVEESLGKKKILENYLNITFFGEQAYGIEAASHRYFSKSAKDLTVGESALLAGLVQSPTRYDPINDMEEATKRRNTVLQRMADVHDISQDAADKAMGTPIKLKVTQPRSGCITAVEGAGFFCDYVRKVFLTDPAFGRTEADRQKLWGVGGLTIKTTLDPKAQAASNQAATSRVNKTDKIADAVVQVQPGTGRILAMAQSRPYGLDQSKHETVLNLAVDNKMGGTYAGFQVGSTFKPITAAAALEKGISPAQSFTTDSKISLPGESFRSCSNQPVDDRPWSVGNELPTEKGTFDMTSALGKSINTYFAKLEQKTGLCETLTMADKVGYIRGNNKPLQAVASTTLGGQESTPLAMASVYATFANRGTYCSPIAIESATAPGGKQIPVPKSKCSQAMSQHTADTVNQMLKGVVEDGTGTKAGLSDRDNAGKTGTTDERKNAWFVGYTPNLSTAVWVGSDGSQQIPMSNITIGGQYYDKVCGGCLPGPIWRTAMTGALSSDTPAFNPVDVPRGKSKDAGDHSGDPSGNGNGNGNDNGGTGGDNSDGGNTGNGGTPPGTGISFPPGFIGGNHGHGR, from the coding sequence ATGCCAAAGAAGCGCTCCGGCGGGGGTCTCACGACGACCCAGCAGGCCGCCAAATTTCTCGGTGTCGCAGCGCTCTCCGGAGCTGTACTGGCGGGCATCGCGCTGCCGGCAGCGGGAGCGCTGGGGCTCGCGGCCAAGGGCACCGTCCAGGGATTCGACGAGATCCCGGCCAGCCTCAAGACTCCGCCGCTCAGCCAGCGCACCACGATTCTCGACGCCAACAACGACCCGATCGCGACGGTCTACGAGCGCGACCGCACGGTGGTGAAGCTCAAGGACATCTCGCCGTACATGCAGAAGGCGCTCGTCGCGATCGAGGACGCCCGGTTCTACGAGCACGGCGCGGTCGACCTCAAGGGCGTGCTGCGCGCGGTCAACCGCAACGCCCAGGAGGGCGGCGCCGCCCAGGGCGCGTCGACGCTGACCCAGCAGTACGTCAAGAACGTCTTCGTCGAGGAGGCGGGCGACGACCCGACCAAGGTCGCCCAGGCCCAGCAGAAGAGCCTCGGGCGCAAGGTCCGCGAGCTGAAGTACGCGATCCAGGTCGAGGAGTCGCTCGGCAAGAAGAAGATCCTTGAGAACTACCTCAACATCACCTTCTTCGGCGAGCAGGCCTACGGCATCGAGGCCGCGTCGCACCGCTACTTCTCCAAGTCCGCGAAGGACCTGACGGTCGGCGAGTCCGCACTGCTCGCCGGTCTCGTCCAGTCACCGACCCGCTACGACCCGATCAACGACATGGAGGAGGCCACCAAGCGGCGCAACACCGTGCTGCAGCGCATGGCCGATGTCCATGACATCTCGCAGGACGCGGCCGACAAGGCGATGGGCACCCCCATCAAGCTGAAGGTCACCCAGCCCCGGAGCGGCTGCATCACCGCCGTCGAGGGTGCGGGCTTCTTCTGCGACTACGTACGCAAGGTGTTCCTCACCGACCCCGCCTTCGGCAGGACCGAAGCCGACCGGCAGAAGCTCTGGGGAGTCGGCGGGCTGACCATAAAGACCACGCTCGACCCCAAGGCGCAAGCCGCCTCCAACCAGGCGGCGACCTCCCGGGTCAACAAGACCGACAAGATCGCGGACGCGGTGGTGCAGGTCCAGCCGGGCACCGGCCGGATCCTGGCGATGGCCCAGTCCCGCCCGTACGGCCTGGACCAGTCGAAGCACGAGACGGTGCTGAACCTCGCCGTCGACAACAAGATGGGCGGCACGTACGCCGGCTTCCAGGTCGGCTCGACGTTCAAGCCCATCACCGCGGCGGCGGCGCTGGAGAAGGGCATCAGCCCCGCGCAGTCGTTCACCACGGACTCGAAGATCTCGCTGCCCGGTGAGAGTTTCCGAAGCTGCAGCAACCAGCCCGTCGACGACCGCCCCTGGTCCGTCGGGAACGAGCTGCCGACGGAGAAGGGCACCTTCGACATGACGAGTGCCCTCGGCAAGTCCATCAACACGTACTTCGCAAAGCTGGAGCAGAAGACCGGCCTCTGCGAGACGCTCACCATGGCGGACAAGGTCGGCTACATCCGCGGCAACAACAAGCCGCTCCAGGCCGTCGCCTCGACCACCCTCGGTGGCCAGGAGTCGACGCCGCTGGCGATGGCCTCGGTGTACGCCACCTTCGCCAACCGGGGGACGTACTGCTCCCCGATCGCCATCGAGTCGGCGACGGCACCCGGCGGCAAGCAGATCCCGGTACCGAAGTCGAAGTGCAGCCAGGCGATGAGCCAGCACACCGCGGACACGGTCAACCAGATGCTCAAGGGCGTGGTCGAGGACGGCACCGGCACCAAGGCCGGCCTCAGCGACCGTGACAACGCGGGCAAGACGGGTACCACCGACGAGCGCAAGAACGCGTGGTTCGTCGGCTACACGCCGAACCTGTCCACGGCCGTCTGGGTCGGCAGCGACGGCTCCCAGCAGATCCCGATGTCCAACATCACCATCGGCGGCCAGTACTACGACAAGGTCTGCGGTGGCTGTCTCCCCGGTCCCATCTGGCGGACGGCGATGACCGGCGCGCTGTCCTCGGACACACCCGCCTTCAACCCCGTCGATGTGCCGCGCGGCAAGAGCAAGGACGCCGGTGACCACAGCGGCGACCCGAGCGGCAACGGGAACGGGAACGGCAACGACAACGGCGGAACCGGTGGCGACAACAGCGACGGCGGCAACACGGGCAACGGCGGCACCCCGCCGGGCACCGGCATCTCGTTCCCGCCGGGCTTCATCGGCGGAAACCACGGCCACGGGAGGTAA
- a CDS encoding ArsA family ATPase — MTLDPVPPLDIDPLLDDPATRIIVCCGSGGVGKTTTAAALGVRAAERGRRAVVLTIDPARRLAQSMGIDSLDNIPRRVEGVKATGDGALHAMMLDMKRTFDEIVEAHADGERARAILNNPFYQSLSAGFAGTQEYMAMEKLGQLRARDEWDLIIVDTPPSRSALDFLDAPKRLGSFLDGKFIRLLMAPAKVGGRAGMKFLNVGMSMMTGTLGKLLGGQFLRDVQTFVTAMDTMFGGFRTRADATYRLLQAPGTAFLVVAAPERDALREAAYFVERLASEGMPLAGLVLNRVHGSGAARLSAERALAAAENLDDSRIVDQEAGNEGVRDSTVTSPEPAETPLAKPLTKSLSTPLPEPESKALPKPVGASPDTSSAATAGTSEPAPPEPGVDALTAGLLRLHAERMQVLAREQRTRDRFTALHPEVPVVEVAALPGDVHDLAGLRTIGDRLATGRSPA; from the coding sequence ATGACCCTGGACCCCGTGCCCCCGCTCGACATCGACCCCCTGCTCGACGACCCGGCCACCCGCATCATCGTGTGCTGCGGCTCCGGCGGCGTCGGCAAGACCACGACCGCCGCCGCCCTGGGCGTACGGGCCGCCGAGCGCGGCCGGAGGGCGGTCGTCCTCACCATCGACCCGGCGCGCAGGCTCGCCCAGTCCATGGGCATCGACTCGCTGGACAACATCCCGCGCCGGGTGGAGGGCGTGAAGGCCACCGGCGACGGCGCGCTGCACGCCATGATGCTGGACATGAAGCGGACCTTCGACGAGATCGTCGAGGCGCACGCGGACGGTGAACGGGCCCGCGCGATCCTGAACAACCCCTTCTACCAGTCGCTCTCCGCGGGCTTCGCCGGCACGCAGGAGTACATGGCGATGGAGAAGCTCGGCCAGCTGCGGGCCCGCGACGAGTGGGACCTGATCATCGTGGACACCCCGCCGTCGCGCTCCGCGCTGGACTTCCTGGACGCGCCGAAGCGCCTCGGGTCGTTCCTGGACGGCAAGTTCATCCGGCTGCTGATGGCTCCGGCGAAGGTCGGTGGCCGGGCCGGGATGAAGTTCCTCAACGTCGGCATGTCGATGATGACCGGGACGCTCGGCAAACTGCTCGGCGGTCAGTTCCTGCGCGACGTACAGACCTTCGTGACCGCGATGGACACCATGTTCGGCGGTTTCCGCACCCGCGCCGACGCGACGTACCGGCTGCTCCAGGCGCCCGGCACCGCGTTCCTGGTGGTCGCGGCCCCGGAACGGGACGCGCTGCGCGAGGCCGCGTACTTCGTGGAGCGGCTGGCCTCCGAGGGCATGCCGCTGGCCGGTCTCGTACTCAACAGGGTGCACGGCAGCGGCGCCGCCCGGCTCTCGGCCGAGCGGGCGCTGGCCGCTGCGGAAAATCTTGACGACAGTCGCATTGTGGATCAGGAGGCCGGGAATGAAGGAGTTCGTGACTCCACGGTCACCTCTCCCGAGCCCGCCGAGACACCCCTTGCGAAGCCTCTGACGAAATCGCTGTCCACACCTCTGCCGGAACCCGAGTCGAAAGCTCTGCCGAAACCCGTCGGGGCCTCCCCCGACACCTCATCCGCGGCCACTGCCGGGACATCGGAGCCCGCCCCACCGGAGCCCGGCGTCGACGCGCTGACCGCGGGGCTGCTGCGCCTGCACGCCGAGCGGATGCAGGTGCTCGCGCGCGAACAGCGGACGCGCGATCGTTTCACCGCGCTCCACCCCGAAGTACCGGTGGTGGAAGTGGCTGCCCTGCCCGGCGATGTGCACGACCTCGCGGGGCTTCGGACCATCGGTGATCGCCTCGCGACCGGTCGTTCCCCGGCCTGA
- a CDS encoding NUDIX hydrolase, which translates to MSNGQWYPPEWPDRIRALASGELTAVEPRRAATVMLLRDGRADTAADGRPAVHMLRRRTSMAFAGGAYAYPGGGVDPRDDDRPVGWAGPAREEWGTRLGVDAASAQAIVCAAVRETYEEAGVLLAGETGTTVVGDLSGDDWEADRAALVARDLSFADFLDRRGLVLRSDLLGAWARWITPEFEPKRYDTWFFVAALPAGQRTRNASTEADRTVWIRPAEAAGRYDKGELLMMPPTISTLRSLQPYATVAEALAGAATQDLTPVLARARLDAGELVLSWPGHDEFTRRLPASGAPQ; encoded by the coding sequence ATGTCCAATGGTCAGTGGTACCCGCCGGAATGGCCCGACCGCATCCGCGCCCTGGCATCCGGCGAGCTCACCGCCGTGGAACCCCGCCGGGCCGCCACCGTCATGCTCCTGCGGGACGGGCGGGCGGACACAGCGGCGGACGGGCGCCCCGCCGTGCACATGCTCCGCAGACGTACCTCCATGGCCTTCGCGGGTGGCGCCTACGCCTACCCCGGCGGCGGCGTGGACCCCCGCGACGACGACCGGCCGGTCGGCTGGGCCGGGCCCGCCCGCGAGGAGTGGGGCACACGGCTCGGGGTCGACGCGGCCTCGGCCCAGGCCATCGTCTGCGCGGCCGTCCGCGAGACGTACGAGGAGGCGGGCGTGCTCCTCGCCGGGGAGACCGGCACCACCGTGGTCGGCGACCTCTCCGGCGACGACTGGGAGGCCGACCGCGCGGCGCTCGTCGCCCGCGATCTCTCCTTCGCGGACTTCCTGGACCGCCGCGGGCTGGTGCTGCGCTCCGATCTGCTGGGCGCGTGGGCGCGCTGGATCACGCCGGAGTTCGAGCCGAAGCGGTACGACACCTGGTTCTTCGTGGCCGCGCTGCCCGCCGGGCAGCGGACGCGCAACGCCTCCACCGAGGCGGACCGCACGGTGTGGATCCGGCCCGCGGAGGCTGCCGGCCGGTACGACAAGGGGGAGCTGCTGATGATGCCCCCGACGATCTCGACCCTCCGCTCCCTGCAGCCGTACGCGACCGTGGCCGAGGCGCTGGCGGGCGCGGCCACGCAGGACCTCACGCCGGTACTGGCGCGGGCGCGCCTGGACGCCGGTGAGCTGGTGCTGAGCTGGCCGGGCCATGATGAGTTCACCCGCCGGCTGCCGGCGTCGGGAGCCCCGCAGTGA
- a CDS encoding WhiB family transcriptional regulator — translation MGWVTDWSAQAACRTTDPDELFVQGAAQNRAKAVCTGCPVRTECLADALDNRVEFGVWGGMTERERRALLRRRPTVTSWRRLLETARTEYERSSGILPAIVADDEAFEETYAAVG, via the coding sequence ATGGGCTGGGTAACTGACTGGAGTGCGCAGGCAGCCTGCCGCACTACGGATCCGGACGAACTGTTCGTACAAGGGGCAGCGCAGAACAGGGCCAAGGCGGTGTGCACCGGATGTCCGGTGCGTACGGAGTGCCTGGCCGACGCGCTCGACAACCGCGTCGAATTCGGCGTGTGGGGTGGCATGACCGAGCGGGAGCGGCGCGCACTGTTGCGCCGGCGCCCCACCGTCACCTCGTGGCGTCGGCTGCTGGAGACCGCGCGCACCGAGTACGAGCGGAGCTCGGGCATCCTGCCCGCGATCGTCGCGGACGACGAAGCGTTCGAGGAGACGTACGCCGCCGTGGGGTAG
- a CDS encoding RidA family protein: protein MSGVVEARLTELGLTLPAVVPPLASYQPAVQSGVYVYTAGQLPMVEGKLPLVGKVGAEVTAEDAHDLARTCALNALAAVKSVVGDLDRIERVVKVVGFVASAPDFTGQPGVLNGASELLGEVLGDRGVHARSAVGVAVLPLDAPVEVEIQVELRA from the coding sequence ATGAGCGGGGTCGTCGAGGCGCGGCTGACCGAGCTGGGGCTGACGCTGCCCGCAGTCGTGCCGCCGCTGGCCTCGTACCAGCCGGCCGTGCAGTCCGGGGTGTACGTGTACACGGCGGGCCAGCTCCCGATGGTGGAGGGCAAGCTGCCGCTGGTCGGGAAGGTCGGCGCGGAGGTCACGGCGGAGGACGCCCACGACCTCGCGCGGACCTGCGCGCTGAACGCGCTGGCCGCGGTGAAGTCGGTCGTCGGTGACCTGGACCGCATCGAGCGCGTCGTGAAGGTGGTCGGATTCGTGGCCTCGGCCCCGGACTTCACCGGCCAGCCGGGCGTGCTGAACGGCGCGAGCGAGCTGCTGGGCGAGGTGCTCGGCGACCGCGGGGTGCACGCGCGGAGCGCGGTGGGCGTCGCGGTGCTTCCGCTGGACGCACCGGTCGAGGTGGAGATCCAGGTCGAGCTGCGGGCGTAG
- a CDS encoding DUF4177 domain-containing protein, which yields MAKWEYATVPLLVHATKQILDTWGEDGWELVQVVPGPNNPEQLVAYLKREKSA from the coding sequence ATGGCCAAATGGGAATACGCGACTGTGCCGCTTCTGGTGCACGCGACGAAGCAGATTCTGGACACCTGGGGCGAGGACGGCTGGGAGCTCGTCCAGGTCGTGCCGGGACCGAACAACCCCGAGCAGCTGGTGGCGTACCTCAAGCGCGAGAAGTCCGCATGA